A region from the Rufibacter sp. DG15C genome encodes:
- a CDS encoding FdtA/QdtA family cupin domain-containing protein: MNHPEPHLLSFKQINNVEGVLISTQDEKGLPFTAKRVFWVMNTTPNSERGGHAHHTTQELMTVLRGTVRIDTETAQGTESFLLDAPTMGLYIPPYCWIKVFPTPDAILCCMASTVYDEADYLRDYPAFKHVIHQQATSK; this comes from the coding sequence ATGAACCACCCGGAGCCGCATTTACTTTCTTTTAAGCAAATCAACAACGTAGAAGGTGTTCTTATCTCTACCCAAGATGAGAAGGGCTTGCCGTTTACCGCCAAGCGGGTTTTCTGGGTCATGAACACCACGCCCAACTCTGAGCGCGGCGGACACGCGCATCATACCACGCAGGAGCTTATGACCGTTTTGAGGGGCACCGTGCGCATTGACACCGAAACCGCCCAAGGCACCGAATCCTTTCTCTTGGATGCACCCACCATGGGACTGTACATTCCGCCGTATTGCTGGATCAAAGTGTTCCCTACGCCAGATGCCATTCTCTGCTGCATGGCCTCTACGGTGTATGACGAGGCAGATTACCTGCGTGATTACCCCGCCTTTAAGCACGTCATCCACCAGCAGGCCACGTCCAAATAA
- a CDS encoding YigZ family protein has protein sequence MEDRYRTIAAPAEGLYKEKGSKFIAKAYAVYSEEEVKDVLQALRKEYFDARHHCYAYLLGADRATYRANDDGEPNHSAGDPILGQIRSAGLSNVLVVVIRYFGGTKLGVSGLIHAYKTATAEALSQAEVMERHETGLLTVQFGYEQMNEVMKLVKDHDLPVRQQDFNLDCRLTVEARKGLIPQLIEQFEKLDLLVMTSEQ, from the coding sequence ATGGAGGATAGGTACCGCACCATAGCCGCGCCCGCCGAGGGGTTGTACAAAGAGAAAGGCAGTAAGTTCATTGCCAAGGCTTATGCTGTGTACTCAGAGGAAGAGGTCAAAGACGTGCTACAGGCCTTGCGCAAAGAGTATTTTGATGCCCGCCACCATTGCTACGCCTACCTGTTGGGCGCCGACAGAGCCACCTACCGCGCCAACGATGACGGTGAACCCAACCATTCGGCCGGGGATCCTATTCTGGGGCAGATTAGATCTGCGGGGCTGAGCAATGTGCTGGTGGTGGTGATTCGGTATTTTGGGGGCACCAAGTTGGGCGTGAGCGGCCTCATCCATGCCTACAAAACCGCCACCGCAGAAGCCTTGTCCCAAGCCGAAGTGATGGAGCGCCACGAGACTGGTTTACTGACCGTCCAGTTTGGATATGAGCAGATGAACGAGGTTATGAAGCTAGTCAAAGACCATGACTTACCGGTGCGCCAGCAGGACTTCAACCTGGACTGCCGCCTTACCGTGGAGGCCCGAAAAGGCCTCATCCCCCAACTAATAGAACAATTTGAAAAGCTGGACCTTCTGGTCATGACCAGTGAACAATAA